One Thermomonas paludicola genomic window, CTGCGCGAACGCGAGAGCTGGTCGCAGGCCGAGCTTGCGCTGCGGCTGGAAGTGTCGCGGCAGACCGTCAACGCGCTGGAGACCGGCAAGTACGATCCGTCGCTGCCACTGGCGTTCCGCATCGCACGC contains:
- a CDS encoding helix-turn-helix transcriptional regulator — protein: MNNRLRELRERESWSQAELALRLEVSRQTVNALETGKYDPSLPLAFRIARLFACRIEDVFLPDPA